In one Nicotiana tomentosiformis chromosome 6, ASM39032v3, whole genome shotgun sequence genomic region, the following are encoded:
- the LOC104090754 gene encoding ran-binding protein 1 homolog b-like, whose translation MASIEPDHEHREEEEAAAGADDEDTGAQVAPIVRLEEIAVINGEEDEDAILDLKAKLYRFDKDGNQWKERGAGTVKFLKHKETGKVRLIMRQSKTLKICANHLVVPTMTVQEHAGSEKSCVWHAADFADGELKDEFFCIRFASIENCKAFMETFQEVAESQKKKGENEDASNAAGLLEKLSVEDKKSEEKSVEKAEEKTKEDVVKEEKPSDNAERKDETASA comes from the exons ATGGCAAGCATAGAGCCCGACCACGAGCACAGAGAAGAGGAAGAAGCGGCTGCCGGAGCCGATGACGAAGATACCGGAGCTCAGGTCGCGCCGATCGTCAGACTGGAGGAAATAGCCGTAATAAATGGGGAAGAGGACGAAGATGCTATCCTCGATTT GAAAGCTAAGCTTTATCGATTCGATAAAGATGGAAATCAGTGGAAAGAGAGAGGTGCTGGTACTGTTAAGTTTTTGAAACATAAGGAGACTGGAAAAGTTCGCCTTATTATGCGCCAATCTAAGACTCTTAAGATCTGTGCTAATCATCTAG TTGTTCCGACGATGACGGTTCAGGAACATGCTGGAAGTGAGAAGTCCTGTGTGTGGCATGCAGCAGATTTTGCTGATGGTGAATTGAAAGATGAATTTTTTTGTATTAGATTTGCGTCGATCGAGA ATTGCAAAGCCTTCATGGAGACGTTTCAAGAGGTTGCTGAATCACAAAAGAAGAAAGGGGAAAATGAGGATGCATCTAATGCTGCTGGCCTACTTGAGAAGTTGAGTGTTGAAGATAAGAAGTCAGAAGAGAAGAGCGTGGAAAAAGCTGAAGAGAAAACGAAGGAAGACGTCGTCAAAGAAGAGAAGCCTTCTGATAATGCAGAGAGAAAGGATGAGACTGCTTCAGCCTGA
- the LOC104090753 gene encoding pyruvate decarboxylase 2 isoform X1, producing the protein MDGSVAKGTSCIQDSQSSSVIANTDATLGRHLARRLVEIGIQDVFSVPGDFNLTLLDHLIAEPRLKNIGCCNELNAGYAADGYARARGVGACVVTFTVGGLSVLNAIAGAYSENLPVICIVGGPNTNDYGTNRILHHTIGLPDFSQELRCFQTVTCYQAVVNNLDDAHEQIDRAISTALKESKPVYISISCNLPAIPHPTFSRDPIPFSLSPRLSNKRGLEAAVDAAVTFLSKAVKPVMIGGPKLRVAKACDAFVELADSSGYAMAVMPSAKGLVAEQHPHFIGTYWGAVGTSYCAEIVESADAYLFAGPIFNDYSSVGYSLLIKKEKSIIVQPDRVVIGNGPAFGCVLMKDFLSELAKKIKKNETAYENYRRIFVPEGTPLKSEPNEPLRVNVLFQHIQKMLSDETAVIAETGDSWFNCQKLKLPEGCGYVTNNSLSAWYPFYLQTLEEKSSCCRYEFQMQYGSIGWSVGATLGYAQSVPKKRVISCIGDGSFQVTAQDVSTMIRCEQKNIIFLINNGGYTIEVEIHDGPYNVIKNWNYTGLVDAIHNGEGNCWTMKVRTEEELTEAIATATGEKKDCLCFIEVIVHKDDTSKELLEWGSRVCSANGRPPNPQ; encoded by the exons ATGGACGGCTCAGTAGCCAAAGGCACTTCCTGTATCCAAGATTCTCAATCTTCTTCTGTTATCGCGAACACTGACGCCACCCTCGGGCGCCATTTGGCACGTAGGCTAGTTGAAATTGGAATTCAAGATGTTTTCTCAGTGCCTGGTGATTTCAATCTCACACTTCTTGATCACCTCATTGCTGAACCAAGGCTTAAGAATATTGGCTGTTGCAATGAACTTAATGCTGGATATGCTGCTGATGGCTATGCACGAGCTCGCGGAGTTGGTGCGTGTGTTGTCACGTTTACTGTTGGTGGGCTCAGTGTGCTTAATGCAATAGCTGGTGCTTATAGTGAAAACCTCCCAGTTATTTGCATTGTGGGAGGTCCTAATACTAATGATTATGGAACTAATCGAATTCTCCATCATACCATTGGATTGCCTGATTTCAGCCAAGAATTAAGATGTTTTCAGACTGTTACATGTTATCAG GCGGTTGTAAATAACTTGGATGATGCACATGAACAAATTGATAGAGCCATTTCCACTGCTCTAAAAGAAAGCAAACCAGTATACATCAGTATAAGTTGCAATTTGCCAGCCATTCCTCATCCAACTTTCAGCAGGGATCCCATCCCATTTTCTCTTTCACCTAG GCTAAGTAACAAGAGGGGATTGGAAGCTGCAGTGGATGCAGCAGTTACCTTTCTAAGCAAGGCAGTGAAACCAGTTATGATTGGAGGGCCAAAGTTAAGAGTAGCCAAAGCTTGTGATGCTTTTGTTGAATTGGCTGATTCTTCCGGTTATGCAATGGCAGTGATGCCTTCAGCAAAAGGGCTAGTGGCAGAACAACATCCTCACTTCATTGGAACTTACTGGGGTGCAGTAGGCACGTCCTATTGCGCGGAAATTGTTGAATCAGCTGATGCTTACTTGTTTGCTGGCCCAATCTTTAACGACTACAGCTCTGTTGGATATTCACTTCTGATCAAGAAAGAGAAATCGATCATCGTGCAGCCTGATAGAGTTGTAATTGGCAATGGACCAGCTTTTGGTTGTGTCCTAATGAAAGATTTCCTATCTGAACTagcaaagaaaataaagaaaaacgaAACTGCATATGAAAACTATCGTCGGATATTTGTGCCTGAAGGAACACCTCTAAAATCAGAGCCTAATGAACCACTAAGAGTAAATGTTCTCTTCCAGCATATACAGAAGATGCTTTCAGATGAAACAGCAGTGATTGCTGAGACAGGGGATTCTTGGTTCAATTGCCAGAAGCTTAAGTTACCAGAAGGATGTGGGTATGTGACTAATAACAGCTTATCAGCCTGGTATCCATTTTATTTACAGACATTAGAAGAAAAAAGTTCGTGTTGCAGGTATGAATTCCAGATGCAATATGGCTCCATTGGTTGGTCTGTTGGTGCTACCTTGGGCTATGCGCAATCTGTACCTAAAAAACGTGTCATATCTTGCATCGGTGATGGAAGTTTTCAG GTTACTGCACAAGATGTGTCAACAATGATCCGTTGTGAGCAAAAGAACATAATTTTCTTGATTAATAATGGTGGTTACACGATTGAGGTTGAAATCCATGACGGGCCATACAATGTGATCAAGAACTGGAACTACACTGGCTTAGTGGATGCTATTCATAATGGTGAAGGCAATTGCTGGACCATGAAG GTAAGGACTGAAGAGGAGCTCACTGAAGCAATAGCAACTGCAACTGGAGAGAAGAAGGATTGTTTATGCTtcattgaagttattgttcacaAGGATGATACTAGCAAAGAGCTGCTCGAATGGGGTTCCAGGGTCTGTTCTGCTAATGGCCGTCCACCAAACCCTCAATGA
- the LOC104090753 gene encoding pyruvate decarboxylase 2 isoform X2, with translation MDGSVAKGTSCIQDSQSSSVIANTDATLGRHLARRLVEIGIQDVFSVPGDFNLTLLDHLIAEPRLKNIGCCNELNAGYAADGYARARGVGACVVTFTVGGLSVLNAIAGAYSENLPVICIVGGPNTNDYGTNRILHHTIGLPDFSQELRCFQTVTCYQAVVNNLDDAHEQIDRAISTALKESKPVYISISCNLPAIPHPTFSRDPIPFSLSPRLSNKRGLEAAVDAAVTFLSKAVKPVMIGGPKLRVAKACDAFVELADSSGYAMAVMPSAKGLVAEQHPHFIGTYWGAVGTSYCAEIVESADAYLFAGPIFNDYSSVGYSLLIKKEKSIIVQPDRVVIGNGPAFGCVLMKDFLSELAKKIKKNETAYENYRRIFVPEGTPLKSEPNEPLRVNVLFQHIQKMLSDETAVIAETGDSWFNCQKLKLPEGCGYEFQMQYGSIGWSVGATLGYAQSVPKKRVISCIGDGSFQVTAQDVSTMIRCEQKNIIFLINNGGYTIEVEIHDGPYNVIKNWNYTGLVDAIHNGEGNCWTMKVRTEEELTEAIATATGEKKDCLCFIEVIVHKDDTSKELLEWGSRVCSANGRPPNPQ, from the exons ATGGACGGCTCAGTAGCCAAAGGCACTTCCTGTATCCAAGATTCTCAATCTTCTTCTGTTATCGCGAACACTGACGCCACCCTCGGGCGCCATTTGGCACGTAGGCTAGTTGAAATTGGAATTCAAGATGTTTTCTCAGTGCCTGGTGATTTCAATCTCACACTTCTTGATCACCTCATTGCTGAACCAAGGCTTAAGAATATTGGCTGTTGCAATGAACTTAATGCTGGATATGCTGCTGATGGCTATGCACGAGCTCGCGGAGTTGGTGCGTGTGTTGTCACGTTTACTGTTGGTGGGCTCAGTGTGCTTAATGCAATAGCTGGTGCTTATAGTGAAAACCTCCCAGTTATTTGCATTGTGGGAGGTCCTAATACTAATGATTATGGAACTAATCGAATTCTCCATCATACCATTGGATTGCCTGATTTCAGCCAAGAATTAAGATGTTTTCAGACTGTTACATGTTATCAG GCGGTTGTAAATAACTTGGATGATGCACATGAACAAATTGATAGAGCCATTTCCACTGCTCTAAAAGAAAGCAAACCAGTATACATCAGTATAAGTTGCAATTTGCCAGCCATTCCTCATCCAACTTTCAGCAGGGATCCCATCCCATTTTCTCTTTCACCTAG GCTAAGTAACAAGAGGGGATTGGAAGCTGCAGTGGATGCAGCAGTTACCTTTCTAAGCAAGGCAGTGAAACCAGTTATGATTGGAGGGCCAAAGTTAAGAGTAGCCAAAGCTTGTGATGCTTTTGTTGAATTGGCTGATTCTTCCGGTTATGCAATGGCAGTGATGCCTTCAGCAAAAGGGCTAGTGGCAGAACAACATCCTCACTTCATTGGAACTTACTGGGGTGCAGTAGGCACGTCCTATTGCGCGGAAATTGTTGAATCAGCTGATGCTTACTTGTTTGCTGGCCCAATCTTTAACGACTACAGCTCTGTTGGATATTCACTTCTGATCAAGAAAGAGAAATCGATCATCGTGCAGCCTGATAGAGTTGTAATTGGCAATGGACCAGCTTTTGGTTGTGTCCTAATGAAAGATTTCCTATCTGAACTagcaaagaaaataaagaaaaacgaAACTGCATATGAAAACTATCGTCGGATATTTGTGCCTGAAGGAACACCTCTAAAATCAGAGCCTAATGAACCACTAAGAGTAAATGTTCTCTTCCAGCATATACAGAAGATGCTTTCAGATGAAACAGCAGTGATTGCTGAGACAGGGGATTCTTGGTTCAATTGCCAGAAGCTTAAGTTACCAGAAGGATGTGG GTATGAATTCCAGATGCAATATGGCTCCATTGGTTGGTCTGTTGGTGCTACCTTGGGCTATGCGCAATCTGTACCTAAAAAACGTGTCATATCTTGCATCGGTGATGGAAGTTTTCAG GTTACTGCACAAGATGTGTCAACAATGATCCGTTGTGAGCAAAAGAACATAATTTTCTTGATTAATAATGGTGGTTACACGATTGAGGTTGAAATCCATGACGGGCCATACAATGTGATCAAGAACTGGAACTACACTGGCTTAGTGGATGCTATTCATAATGGTGAAGGCAATTGCTGGACCATGAAG GTAAGGACTGAAGAGGAGCTCACTGAAGCAATAGCAACTGCAACTGGAGAGAAGAAGGATTGTTTATGCTtcattgaagttattgttcacaAGGATGATACTAGCAAAGAGCTGCTCGAATGGGGTTCCAGGGTCTGTTCTGCTAATGGCCGTCCACCAAACCCTCAATGA